Genomic DNA from Paenibacillus sp. KS-LC4:
TCATGGGGCAATGTGCTCTTCCTTTTCCGGCCGCTGTGTACTCAGCAATCACTTTACTGATCGTGACTCCAATCGAGGGGGCTGCTCGCAGTCGTGTCGCTGGAAATATGATTTATTTGTGGATGATATGCCGATGTACACCGAAGGCGAGGATCCATTCACGATGGGCTCTAAAGACCTGTGCATGATTGAATATTTGCCAGAGCTGATTGATGTTGGCGTAGACAGCTTCAAAATTGAAGGCCGCATGAAGAGCATTCACTATGTTGCAACTGTTGTGAATGTGTATCGTCAAGCCATTGATTCCTATTTTGAGGACCCGGAAAATTTTGTGCTGAAGCAAGAATGGCTGGATGAAATTTTCAAAGCGGCGAACCGTCCGCTTAACACGGGATTTTTCCTCGATACACCGGGTGCAGAGGATCATATTTATGAGCCGGAAGATAAGCCAGCGCCTTATGATTTTGCCGGAGTAGTTCTGGAATATAACGATGAGACAGGCATTGCGGTTGTAGAGCAGCGAAACCACTTTAAGTTGGGGCAAGAGGTTGAGTTTGTTGGCCCCGGAGGCCGCTTCTTCAAGCAGACGATTACGCGAATGACCGATGACAAGGGACAAGAGCTGGATGCAGCAAGACACCCGCTTCAGCGCATCCACATTAAGACTTTTGCGCCTGTGGAACCGATGGATATGCTGCGTAAATTAATGATTAAAAAATAACCAGGAACACAACACTGTTTTCGTTTTTCAAAAGCAGTGTTTTTTTATTATTTATTAATTATTTGTGAGTTGAAAACCGATATATAGTATTAGGGGCTACATAAGAAAAGAGAGCACAAGGATTCATTGACAACATATTGAGCGCTTCTAAAGACCTAGTCTGTAACAAATAAAAAAGGCGGTGTCATCATTGAAAAAAAATGAGGACAAAACTCAGTCGAAGAAAATTGCGATGAAAAAAACAGAAGCAGGGAAATCAATGAAAGCCCTTTCCGGATTTTGGAATGGATCTAAGCCGATTTTCAAAAAAATCGTCTCCAAGACAGGCAAGTACGGGAAAAGCTCCTCCAAGCAGCTGCTCGCGCTGACAAAGGAGATGAAGCTCAATCAGGTGAATAAATCGGTAGGTACGAAGCTGTTTTTAATTATATTTGCCAGCATCGTAACCTGCGTCTTGGCAGTAGGTCTTATTTCATATTCTCAGACGAAAACAATTGTTGAACGCAAAGTTTCCGGGGCTAGCTTTCAAACCGTTAGTCAGGTAACGACGAACTTGAACATTATTTTGGACAACTATGAAGAAATGACGATGCAAATTTTAATTAATAAAGATTTACATTCGTTGATCGGCAAAATGCGTGAAGGCGAGGATGATTATACTCGCTTTGAAGCGAGCCGTGAGCTGTCTAGCAAAATGCAGGATTACGCGCTTGGCAACTCCAGCATTAAGGCCATCTATTTGCTGCCGCTGGATGATAAGCTGCCAGTCGTAACAGCAGGAAATGCTTCTTCTGTTGCAACCGCTGCGATGAAGCAGGAAGAGTGGTTCAGCAGGGTGCAGGAAGCAAATGGCAAGGCAATCTGGCTTGCGACCCAGCCGAAGGGCTTTGGCGGTGGGAGCGGTGCGCCAACGATCGGCATCAGCCGCCTCCTGAAGGATAGCACATTGAATGAAGTTTCCTATATGCTGCTAATTGAAATTAATTTGGCAAGCCTCCAAGATTCTATAAAGGATGTATCCTTAGGACTAGGCAGCGAGCTTTCGATCGTGGATGGTCAAAACAACTATATACTGCCTCCTAACAATGACCTGATTGGTCAGCCGGCTCCAGTAGCTCTTCCTACTGAAGGTGACGCTGCAATTGAAGGCTCGAAAAAGCTGGAAACTAGCGATGGCCAGTCCATGCTGACGGTTTATAAATCATTTGATACCGTAGATTGGAAGCTGCTCGGTCTTATTCCGGTAGATAGGTTGGTTGAGGATGCAAAGGTTATTCGCGATATGACCATTATTACAGCGATTGTAGCTGTATTCATTGCGATTGCAATTGGCTTCCTTGTTATTCGAACGATTGCACAGCCGCTGATGAACCTGCGCAATTTGATGAATGAGGGACAACGGGGCAATTTGACGGTGCGATCTACAATACGGAAACGTTCCGATGAAATCGGCGAGCTGAGCGACAGCTTTAATGATATGATGACGCAAATTACCAATTTGGCGAAGCAGGCAACACAATCTGCGGATACAGTGCTGCATACTGCTGGCGAGCTTACGGATGTTTCGCGGAAAACAGCTATTTCTTCACGGGAAATATCAGTCGCAACCGAAGAAATTGCAAATGGCGCCTCAAGCCTTGCTGTTGAAGCAGAGCGCGGCAGCGACCTGAGCGGCAATATTTCGACCCAAATGGAGACGGTGAAGCAGGCGAATGCAGAAATTGTGCGTGCGGCTGGCGAGGTAGAGAAAGCGGGTGAGCGTGGGGCGGCCTACATGGGCGAGCTGAGCCACAAAACGGGGCAAACGGAGCAAATGACACGCTCCATGGTTGAAAAGGTAGACAGCCTTAAAGACAGCACAGGCTCTATCGTTAAAATATTGGATGTATTGAACAATTTGACGAAGCAGACCAATATTCTTTCCCTGAATGCGGCGATTGAAGCAGCGCGTGCGGGTGCAGCAGGCAAAGGCTTTATGGTCGTGGCTGACGAAATTCGCAAGCTGGCCGATCAATCTCGTCAATCGATTGATATCGTAGGACAAATCACTGAAAAAATTCAAGAGGAAATTGACAATACGGTTAGCGTGTTGTCGGATGCTTATCCTTTATTTCAGGAGCAAATTGTTTCTGTAAAGCAGGCGACAGATATTTTCGTAAATGTTCAGGAGCAGATGGTACAGTTTGTACACAAGCTGGATTCAGTAACGAACTCCATTGGCGAGCTGGACAAGTCGCAGGAAGTGTTGTCTGAGGCGATGACAAATGTCAGCGCAGTAGCACAGCAATCCTCGGCAACATCAGAGGAGGTAGCTTCCCTCAGCAGCGAGCAGCTTAGCATTAGTGACGGTCTCGTCAGCCTGTCGGAAGAGCTGGGGAGCGTATCGCGTGAGCTAAAGGATTCGCTAGCGAAATTCAAAATCGAATAATATCGACTTTCATTCAGCCGTTTGAACGGGGTGCTTCCCTTGTTCAAACGGCTTTTTTGAAAATTAAGGTGAAAAATGCCAAGCTTTTCATGCAGTGAAGTCAGATTTCACCCTAATACACATATTTGCGCTGGGCCCAATAACTGAAAAGAAAGATGGATGCCTCGGTCAGTAATTTGGCGATAACAAGGGGAAGGATAAGCGTTTCATTGTATAAATACAGCAGTCCATAATTTAAGAGCAGCACAACAATGACCAGCGAGAAATATTTAGGCAGAGATTGGTGAACTCTGGATACTTTGCCGCCGCTGCCCGCGAATACGTACTTTCTGTTCATCGTATAGTTGAAGATGGAGCTGCACAATCTTGCGGCTGCTACGGACAAAAACAGGTTGTGGCTAATGCTTTGAATAAGGAATAATAGCGTAAAGTCTAGTATTGCTGACAGCAGGGAAGAGGTGCTGAACATTATAATCGGCAAATAAATGCGGAATGAGTCGATCAGCGGACGAAAATGGGATGATTTATTGTGATCCAAATAGACGGTATCAATATATTCCTCGGTAATCTTAAAGCCATCCCGGTGAGCGGTTAGCAGCATGTTCATTTCATATTCGAACCGCTCGCCGGGAATTTGGCACAGCCAGTCCAGCATGGAAAAGGAAAAGCCGCGCAAACCGGTTTGCGTATCATAAATTTTAGCGCCCGTAGTGAGAGAGAAGACTGACCGAGTGACCGAGTTGCCAAAGCGGCTGCGCAGTGGAATGGTTCCGCTAAAGCGGCGGCTTCCCAGCACAATGCCCGGCGTTGCTTGGTTGAGCAGCTTGTCAAAAATCCGCTTTATGTCATGGGGAAGATGCTGTCCGTCACTATCTGCACAGACGACATGGCCCGGCAAACCGTTTTTTTGTATATAACCAAATCCCGTTTTTAAGGCACGTCCTTTCCCGAGGTTGACCTCGTGGGTCAGAACGGTGCAGCCGGAGGCTTCAGCCGCTTCAAAAATGTCACGGTAGCTTGGCCCGCTTCCGTCATCAACAATGACGATGGGCTCAAGCTGGAACGCATGCAGCTGCTGGATCAAATCAAGCAGCCGATTATCAGGCTCATAGGCCGGAATTAATATAGTCATAATGATTACTCCTCCCCAATATATAAAATGTCGCTGACGCCGCGCTCTTGATTTTTACCAAGCGGATTATTGACAACTCTGCCCATAAAATACATCGTCGATGATCCGCCGCCGTCCAAATTATAGGCTTCTGTAGCTCCGAGGCCAGCCATGACATCGGCAAGCTCCGTAAGTGTCATGCCGCGGCTGTAGCCTTCCTTCCGCCCGTCTACTACGACAAATACATAATGGTTTGGAGCAATCATACCGATCGCGGTTCTCGGATTTGCATTTTGGATCGAGCGGTTTCCGAAATTAGTATCAATTTTGACACTGCTGAAATCACTTGTGATTTTGCCATCTTGTATGAGTATGGGACCGAATGAAAATGTATTGGTGACACCGCCAGCAAGCAGATCGGAGGAGGAAATCTCTGTTTCATCATACGTTTGGAGCGTTCCGTCATCGAATAGTGCCAGCGCCTCCCGCACCGGATCGTCTCGGTATACGGTGCCATTGCGAATAATGACGCCATCATCTCGGAAGCCATAATAATCGCCATTGATTGCAAAAATGGCATTATTGCTGGAAGCGATGACCGAGGTATTCTCTATAATATTCGTTCCAAAACTGTTTTCGGCGAATGCAGAGCGCAGGCTGCTGGCATCTTTAACCTTGACATCTGCGACAAAATACGTGATCAGGTCTGAGCCAGAGCCTGTCTGAACCTTCTTAATATTAATTTGTATATCGTCGCTGCTGTAGTTCCAAGCATCTGAGGCTGCCTGAACTTCAGCAGTTGAAGCAGTTGTATCGCTTGAGCTATTGGACGTTGCAGCCTGGTCTGTCACGACGACTTCAACATGCTTGATCAAATAACGGTCTGCGAGACCATATGTCAATGAGCCAAGGCCTAAGAGCGTTGTGATCGTGGCAATCATCCATATCCGTTTTGTTTTTTTGGTTTTCTTCTTGTGCGTCTTCATAATAGAAGGATCACCTCTTCATGTTGGTTCTTGAGGGTTATCATACTTGGGCTACCTTAAATGAAACTGAACTATTTCTGGAGCAGTTGGAGCGAGTGCTTGCGGGCTTAAGGGAAGGGCGATGCGGTTTATAAGTTGCCATTAAGGCCATACTGAGGGGAAGGAGGCTAGCTAAAATGATCAGGCGGCGTGCAGCAATCGTAGCAATACTATTAACGGTTATAATGGCAGGTTATTTGCTTAGGCTGGCGACGCTGCAACTGGTGCCAAGCTGGGGTCAGCCCGCTGCCGAGATACTCAGCAAGCCTACTGACTGGAAGCATAAGGCGGCGATTCAGCGGCAGCGCAATCTGGTGCTAGATTCAGGGCGCGGAGATTTTATAGATCGTTACGGGAGAGCCATTACGGGGGAGAGCTATTCAGCATTGGCACTATTTCCAGTAGAAAGCAAGGCAAGGGGAGAGACGACGGAGCTGCGCAAGCTGGCGAAGCTTCTGCACGTATCTTACGAGCAATTGATGGAAAAATGGGATGCGCTCAAAAGTGCCGATTTTTGGCGGGAGGAAGGGCAGAAGGCACCGCTGGCCCTTTCTGTGAGCCAGCTCACAGCGCTTTCGCAGCTCCATATAAATGGAGTCAAGGTGCTGCCCTATCACAATCGGTACTTGCCGCAGCTTAATGCCAGGCAAGCCATTGGTTTTGTAAGTCAACATCCAGAATGGCTGGAGCAGGCTTATGAAGCGGATTTGGCGTCAGGCAAGCGTAAGCTGACAGATGAAATCGGCGGTGCTGGTCTTGAAAAATCACTGGATATTTTGCTAAGAGGCAATGGGCCAACGTCGGTATCCTTTTATCTTGATGGACAGCGGCATCCGCTTAAGGGGTTGGGTCTGCGGGTGTTTCAGCCGGATAGCGCCTACTATCCGCTTAAAGTTAAGACGACGCTCGATGTACAGCTCCAACAGCAGCTTGAGCTGTACGCAGATGCAAATGGCTTGAAAGCGGGAGCAATCGTTGTGCTGGATGTACAAAATGCGGATATCGTCAGCATGGTATCTCGGCCGCAGATGAACCCGCAGCAGTTGGAGCGGAATGAGGAAACGGATTGGTCGAATCATGCGCTCCAAGCGGTTGCCCCGGGCTCGATTTTTAAGCTTGTAACGGAAGCGGCGGCGCTTGAGGCGGGTGTTACGGATGACAAAGAAGTGTTCACATGCAGTGGGAAATACGGAAAATATGGTTTAACATGCTGGAAGCAGGAGGGGCACGGGAGTTTGACGCTTGAGGAAGGGTTAGCCCAGTCCTGCAACCTTGTATTTGCGACGCTTGCCGAGCGGTTGAGCGGCTATGAGCTTTATCAGACTGCGGCTGCGTTAGGCATCGGTGACCCCGCCGGGTGGCATACCGAATCTGCCTTTGGACCGTTTGCCGGACGCTTGCGGCTGCTCGGTGAGGAGGAGAGCGGACAGTTGTTTGCTGCGAGTATTTGGCAGTCATTGCAGGACAAGCCTGCTCTTGACATAGACGGGGGCATTATGGCTCAAAGCGGTATTGGTCAAAGGGATGTCAGGATGACTCCGCTGCAGGCGGCGAATTTGGTCGTGACGATTTTACATGGCGGTCAAAGACTGGAGCCGCGAATCGTAAGTGAAATTCGTTATGCAAACGGACAGCTGATGGTGGAACTGAAGCCTCGGCAAGCTAGACAGGCGGGCACGCCGATACATGCGAGAACCGCTGGTACGCTGCTGGAAGGAATGAAGGCGGTCACGGAATACGGTACGGGACGCTCTATTCGAAATGGCGTATGGCCGATTGCCGGGAAGTCTGGTACGGCGCAGACGCTGCTTAGCGGCAAGGAGCGCGTTCACCAGTGGTTCATCGGCTACGGACCGACAAATAAGCCGCGATACGCCGTCGCGGTGCTTGCCGAGAACAGGAGTCCCGGTACTAGCAATCAAGCGACGAAGCTGTTTCGCGGCGTAATGGATATTATAGCGAAGCGATAAGCAAGATTGAAACGAACGCAGATTTAAACGCTTGGAGGGGCAGGCGGGTTGCCTGCATCTCCTCCGGCACCCGGTGGAGGCACCTGGCTGTCAAATTCGCCTTGCGGAGTTCTGATCCAGCGATGGAAGAAGCCTTGGTCATACAAGGTTTTGAGCAAAATGATGAGCACGGGTGATAAGATGACGCCAGCAATGCCGAACAGCTTGAGCGAAATAATCATAAATGCCAGCATCGTAAATGCAGATACGCCGAGCGTGTCTCCGGTTATTTTGGGCTCCAATAGCTGTCTGGCCAATACGACGACGATGTACAATATAGACAGCCACACCGCAAGTGTGGTATGCCCCACGATAAACAAATAAATGATCCAAGGAATAAAGATCGTTCCTACCCCAAGCAGCGGCAGCACATCAAAAATAGCCGAGATGACGGCGACTACAAGGGCATTTTTGACACCAAGCAGCAGCAGGGAGATGAAGATGACGAAAAACGTAATCGTAATCATCTTGGCTTGCGCCTTCAGGTAGCCGGAAATGCCCTTTAATACATTTTCACGCAAGAAGAAAAAGGCTTTTTTAAACGTTTTGGGCGTTTTATCCGCCGCTGTTTTTTTCCAATCATTAATTTCAATGCTTAGGAAATAAGCTAATATAATACCGACCAGAAAGTTAAACATAAAGCTGGAGAACGAGGACACGTAGCCGACGGTTCCAGCGAAAATCGTTTTGACCAAATTCGGCACATATTCGGCAGCGCCCTGGATGTATTCCGTAATTTGCGCGACGAGCTCAGGCGGGAGGGCTTGAATTTTATTTTGCACCTGTGACGTGCTAAGCTCTACCTGCTTCATGAGCACAGCCTGATATTCCGGCAGCTTGTCCAGAAACTCGGAGCCCTGCTTCGTAATAATGTAACCGAGTCCGGAGAAGGCGGATAGAATGAGGATGGAAAACAATAATATGGATATGCCTGACGCGATGGATTTTGTGATGCCAATCTTGTTCAGCCTGCGTGCGAGCGGCTCAATGCACATGAAAATAACAAAGGAGAAAATGATTGGTGTAGCCAATTGATAAAAATGACTAAAGGTAAACATAATTAAATAAACCGTTAGCGCGATCAGTGCAATGTCAAATGCGGTTCGCCAATATTTTTTATAAAAGGGTAGCATAGCTGAAAACCTCTCTTTTCCAATTTCTTAATATCTCGCTTTGATTGTACTATAATTTTAATTTTGCTGCCTATTTTTTGTAGCCATATGATACAATTAAGGTTATTGTTGTTTGTTTATCGCCGATTACATGCAGCTAAAATTTTAATAACGGTGGGGAAACAATATGGAGAACTTAGTTGTCTGGACTCTTTATCTTTTCTCGTTCTACGCTTTCCTCCCTGCGTTTATCAGTCGTACTTTCGGATTTAGGGTTTTTAAGAAAGGTCTGGTAAAGAAGGAAATTGCCCTTACCTTTGACGATGGCCCGGATGCTGTCTATACGCCAAAGCTGCTTGAGTTGCTGGCTCGCTATGATGCGAAAGCGACTTTTTTCATCGTTGGCGCACATGGCGAAGCGCAGCCGGAGCTATTACGCAAAATACATGAGGAAGGCCATACGCTTGGCATACACAATTATGTTCACAAGACCAATTGGTTCATGCGGCCAAAATCCGTCAAGCGTCAGATCGAGCGTACATGCGAAATAATACGAGAGGCGACAGGCAGCCGTTCCAATTATTACAGGCCTCCATGGGGCATTATTAATGTGTTTGATTTTGCCAGCATTGGCCATTTGCAAATCGTATTATGGTCGTCCATGTTCGGTGATTGGAACAAGAGGCTGGGGGCGGAGCGCCTTAAGCAAAAAATGCTGAAGAAGCTCCGCCCTGGCGAGGTGCTGCTGCTTCATGATTGCGGGCAAACGCCAGGCGCCCATCATGATGCTCCTGCTAATATGCTGATCGCACTTGAGGCTTATTTGAAGGAAGGCGTAAGGCAGGGCTATCGTTTTGTTACGATTAAAGAGATGATACAGCTGACAGATAAAGCCAAGGAGCGCGAGCTGTCATGGTTTAAGAAATCACTGATCACGCTATGGCTGCAGTATGAGCGTCTATTTCATCGTGCGTTTCGGCTTAAGCAGGTAGGAGTGGAGTCGCCGGCGCTGCATTATCGAATGATTTCCTACAGCGGCCAGCCAATCGAGCTAGCAGAGGGCGAACGTTTATCCAAGGGAGACCGAGTAGTGGAGCTGCATTTTGACAACCGCAAGCTGTCCGGCATTGCGGCAGAAGCAGTATCGCCACTAGCTGCTGGAATTCGAATGCTGCGGGAAGTAGAAGCGGCATTGCCTATGCTTGCCCAGCAGTTGATGAATGATCCCGCTGCGGCTGATGCGAAGGCATTATACGGCGTTACAATGATTCATCGAGGAGCGGATCGGTTTGGCTTTGAGGTGATCCCATTGCCGGACGGCTTATTTGCTCGCACAACCCGCATTTACTTACGGCTGCTTATGCGCGTATTGACGAAGAAGCCGCGGAATGTAAAAAGCAAGGAGCGCAGAAATGCGATTGATCCATGCATGCTGCTATATCCCATGAGTAAAATACAAGCTTTTCAAAATTCGCAAGCTGCGCTGTTGAGAGTAAGCATAGGGCAAGAAGCAAGCTTGCAGGCAGCGCCAGCAGGTGCTGTGGATGCTGCTCCGATGGAGGGCAGTACTTCCACCATATAATCGAGCTCCGGCGTCTGCTTACAGGCGGCCGGAGTTTTAAAATAAAATAGAATAAAAGCATTCAGATCACTTAATTATAGAGGGGGCTATCCCAGCATGGGGGAACCGACATCTGATGAATATTTAATTCAACTGATCGCACGGCAGGATGCATCGGCGCTTGAGCAGCTGTACGATCGCTATGAACGGCCCGTCTACTCATTCGTGTATCGAATGCTCAAAGATGAGATGGCATCGGAGGAAGTGGTGCAGGAGCTGTTTATGCGAATATGGAATGCGGCTTCTAGAGTTGAAACCGAAGAAGCGTCAGGAAAAATAAGCACCTGGATTTTTGCAATCGCCCGCAACCTTGCCATTGATTGGATCAGAAAGCAGGGCAGACGTCCGCAGCAGGTTCAGGAAGAGCAGATTTTAGAGCGAACGGTCGATCCGCTTACAACGGAAAAGGCTGTGGAGGACAGAATGCTTGGCCAGCAAATGAAAGAAGCCATTGGACAGCTGAGTGACGACCAAAAGCAGGTTGTTGAGTGGATCTATTATATGGGCTATACGCAGCAAGAGGTGGCGGACAAGCATCAAATTCCGCTTGGTACCGTTAAAAGCAGGGTCAGGCTGGCGTTAGGCCAGCTGCGTAAACGATTCGAACATACATGGAAGGAGGGGGTGCGGCAATGATTAAACCTAATGATTCACTTTGTGAGGACGTGGAGATGTATTCACTTGGAGGTCTTGATGCTGAAGCAACGCAGCAATTTGAACATCATTTGTCGCATTGCCAGCGGTGCAGAGAGA
This window encodes:
- a CDS encoding U32 family peptidase translates to MSPVKTRYQGKRHRLDRPELLAPAGNLEKLKFAIHYGADAVYIGGQKYGLRSNAGNFSFEEMREGVEFANRYGAKVFVATNIYAHNEDIGGLEEYLRNLEEVGISAIIVADPIIIETAARVAPKLEAHLSTQQSTLNWQAVQFWKEEGLPRVVLARETSFEEIAEIKKHVDIEIEAFIHGAMCSSFSGRCVLSNHFTDRDSNRGGCSQSCRWKYDLFVDDMPMYTEGEDPFTMGSKDLCMIEYLPELIDVGVDSFKIEGRMKSIHYVATVVNVYRQAIDSYFEDPENFVLKQEWLDEIFKAANRPLNTGFFLDTPGAEDHIYEPEDKPAPYDFAGVVLEYNDETGIAVVEQRNHFKLGQEVEFVGPGGRFFKQTITRMTDDKGQELDAARHPLQRIHIKTFAPVEPMDMLRKLMIKK
- a CDS encoding methyl-accepting chemotaxis protein, whose translation is MKKNEDKTQSKKIAMKKTEAGKSMKALSGFWNGSKPIFKKIVSKTGKYGKSSSKQLLALTKEMKLNQVNKSVGTKLFLIIFASIVTCVLAVGLISYSQTKTIVERKVSGASFQTVSQVTTNLNIILDNYEEMTMQILINKDLHSLIGKMREGEDDYTRFEASRELSSKMQDYALGNSSIKAIYLLPLDDKLPVVTAGNASSVATAAMKQEEWFSRVQEANGKAIWLATQPKGFGGGSGAPTIGISRLLKDSTLNEVSYMLLIEINLASLQDSIKDVSLGLGSELSIVDGQNNYILPPNNDLIGQPAPVALPTEGDAAIEGSKKLETSDGQSMLTVYKSFDTVDWKLLGLIPVDRLVEDAKVIRDMTIITAIVAVFIAIAIGFLVIRTIAQPLMNLRNLMNEGQRGNLTVRSTIRKRSDEIGELSDSFNDMMTQITNLAKQATQSADTVLHTAGELTDVSRKTAISSREISVATEEIANGASSLAVEAERGSDLSGNISTQMETVKQANAEIVRAAGEVEKAGERGAAYMGELSHKTGQTEQMTRSMVEKVDSLKDSTGSIVKILDVLNNLTKQTNILSLNAAIEAARAGAAGKGFMVVADEIRKLADQSRQSIDIVGQITEKIQEEIDNTVSVLSDAYPLFQEQIVSVKQATDIFVNVQEQMVQFVHKLDSVTNSIGELDKSQEVLSEAMTNVSAVAQQSSATSEEVASLSSEQLSISDGLVSLSEELGSVSRELKDSLAKFKIE
- a CDS encoding bifunctional glycosyltransferase family 2/GtrA family protein, translated to MTILIPAYEPDNRLLDLIQQLHAFQLEPIVIVDDGSGPSYRDIFEAAEASGCTVLTHEVNLGKGRALKTGFGYIQKNGLPGHVVCADSDGQHLPHDIKRIFDKLLNQATPGIVLGSRRFSGTIPLRSRFGNSVTRSVFSLTTGAKIYDTQTGLRGFSFSMLDWLCQIPGERFEYEMNMLLTAHRDGFKITEEYIDTVYLDHNKSSHFRPLIDSFRIYLPIIMFSTSSLLSAILDFTLLFLIQSISHNLFLSVAAARLCSSIFNYTMNRKYVFAGSGGKVSRVHQSLPKYFSLVIVVLLLNYGLLYLYNETLILPLVIAKLLTEASIFLFSYWAQRKYVY
- a CDS encoding phosphodiester glycosidase family protein codes for the protein MKTHKKKTKKTKRIWMIATITTLLGLGSLTYGLADRYLIKHVEVVVTDQAATSNSSSDTTASTAEVQAASDAWNYSSDDIQINIKKVQTGSGSDLITYFVADVKVKDASSLRSAFAENSFGTNIIENTSVIASSNNAIFAINGDYYGFRDDGVIIRNGTVYRDDPVREALALFDDGTLQTYDETEISSSDLLAGGVTNTFSFGPILIQDGKITSDFSSVKIDTNFGNRSIQNANPRTAIGMIAPNHYVFVVVDGRKEGYSRGMTLTELADVMAGLGATEAYNLDGGGSSTMYFMGRVVNNPLGKNQERGVSDILYIGEE
- a CDS encoding penicillin-binding protein 2, whose protein sequence is MIRRRAAIVAILLTVIMAGYLLRLATLQLVPSWGQPAAEILSKPTDWKHKAAIQRQRNLVLDSGRGDFIDRYGRAITGESYSALALFPVESKARGETTELRKLAKLLHVSYEQLMEKWDALKSADFWREEGQKAPLALSVSQLTALSQLHINGVKVLPYHNRYLPQLNARQAIGFVSQHPEWLEQAYEADLASGKRKLTDEIGGAGLEKSLDILLRGNGPTSVSFYLDGQRHPLKGLGLRVFQPDSAYYPLKVKTTLDVQLQQQLELYADANGLKAGAIVVLDVQNADIVSMVSRPQMNPQQLERNEETDWSNHALQAVAPGSIFKLVTEAAALEAGVTDDKEVFTCSGKYGKYGLTCWKQEGHGSLTLEEGLAQSCNLVFATLAERLSGYELYQTAAALGIGDPAGWHTESAFGPFAGRLRLLGEEESGQLFAASIWQSLQDKPALDIDGGIMAQSGIGQRDVRMTPLQAANLVVTILHGGQRLEPRIVSEIRYANGQLMVELKPRQARQAGTPIHARTAGTLLEGMKAVTEYGTGRSIRNGVWPIAGKSGTAQTLLSGKERVHQWFIGYGPTNKPRYAVAVLAENRSPGTSNQATKLFRGVMDIIAKR
- the ytvI gene encoding sporulation integral membrane protein YtvI, which gives rise to MLPFYKKYWRTAFDIALIALTVYLIMFTFSHFYQLATPIIFSFVIFMCIEPLARRLNKIGITKSIASGISILLFSILILSAFSGLGYIITKQGSEFLDKLPEYQAVLMKQVELSTSQVQNKIQALPPELVAQITEYIQGAAEYVPNLVKTIFAGTVGYVSSFSSFMFNFLVGIILAYFLSIEINDWKKTAADKTPKTFKKAFFFLRENVLKGISGYLKAQAKMITITFFVIFISLLLLGVKNALVVAVISAIFDVLPLLGVGTIFIPWIIYLFIVGHTTLAVWLSILYIVVVLARQLLEPKITGDTLGVSAFTMLAFMIISLKLFGIAGVILSPVLIILLKTLYDQGFFHRWIRTPQGEFDSQVPPPGAGGDAGNPPAPPSV
- a CDS encoding polysaccharide deacetylase family protein, producing the protein MENLVVWTLYLFSFYAFLPAFISRTFGFRVFKKGLVKKEIALTFDDGPDAVYTPKLLELLARYDAKATFFIVGAHGEAQPELLRKIHEEGHTLGIHNYVHKTNWFMRPKSVKRQIERTCEIIREATGSRSNYYRPPWGIINVFDFASIGHLQIVLWSSMFGDWNKRLGAERLKQKMLKKLRPGEVLLLHDCGQTPGAHHDAPANMLIALEAYLKEGVRQGYRFVTIKEMIQLTDKAKERELSWFKKSLITLWLQYERLFHRAFRLKQVGVESPALHYRMISYSGQPIELAEGERLSKGDRVVELHFDNRKLSGIAAEAVSPLAAGIRMLREVEAALPMLAQQLMNDPAAADAKALYGVTMIHRGADRFGFEVIPLPDGLFARTTRIYLRLLMRVLTKKPRNVKSKERRNAIDPCMLLYPMSKIQAFQNSQAALLRVSIGQEASLQAAPAGAVDAAPMEGSTSTI
- a CDS encoding sigma-70 family RNA polymerase sigma factor; this translates as MGEPTSDEYLIQLIARQDASALEQLYDRYERPVYSFVYRMLKDEMASEEVVQELFMRIWNAASRVETEEASGKISTWIFAIARNLAIDWIRKQGRRPQQVQEEQILERTVDPLTTEKAVEDRMLGQQMKEAIGQLSDDQKQVVEWIYYMGYTQQEVADKHQIPLGTVKSRVRLALGQLRKRFEHTWKEGVRQ